Proteins found in one Desulfovibrio porci genomic segment:
- a CDS encoding hydrogenase small subunit, with translation MAHLETTAEMLRNRGVSRRDFLKFCAITSVALGLGPGSDMVMAQALSTKPRLPVLWINGLSCSCCTESFLRTAHPLATDIVLSMIALDYQDTIMAAAGEQATAAYDEAISKYKGQYILAVEGNTPMNGQGMYCIDGGKPFLNKLTRGVENARAVVAWGTCASWGCVQAANPNPTAATPLHKLFPNKPQLKVPGCPAIPEVMSAILAYIITYDRLPALDSQGRPEMFYGKRVHDQCYRRAHFDAGEFVESWDDEGARSGLCLYKMGCKGPTTYNACPSTRWNNGVSFPIQSGHGCIGCSEQNFWDQGSFYDRITTIPHFGTNATAETVGVAAVAGVAAGVAVHGVASMVRHARCPEKKADGVSVSADTNDSNS, from the coding sequence ATGGCACATCTTGAAACAACCGCTGAAATGCTGCGCAACCGCGGCGTCAGCCGCCGGGATTTTCTGAAATTCTGCGCGATCACCAGCGTGGCGCTGGGGCTTGGTCCAGGTTCGGATATGGTCATGGCCCAGGCGCTGTCCACCAAACCGCGTCTCCCCGTGCTCTGGATCAACGGGCTTTCCTGCTCCTGCTGTACGGAATCCTTTTTGCGCACGGCCCATCCCCTTGCTACGGACATCGTTCTTTCCATGATCGCCCTGGACTACCAGGACACCATCATGGCCGCCGCCGGAGAACAGGCCACGGCCGCCTATGACGAAGCGATCAGCAAATACAAGGGACAGTATATTCTGGCCGTGGAAGGCAATACGCCCATGAACGGCCAAGGCATGTACTGCATTGACGGCGGCAAGCCCTTCCTGAACAAGCTCACGCGCGGCGTGGAGAACGCCAGGGCCGTGGTGGCCTGGGGCACCTGCGCCTCCTGGGGCTGCGTACAGGCGGCCAACCCCAATCCCACGGCGGCCACGCCACTGCACAAACTCTTTCCCAACAAACCCCAGCTCAAGGTGCCCGGCTGCCCGGCCATCCCGGAAGTCATGAGCGCCATTCTGGCCTATATCATCACCTATGACCGCCTGCCCGCTCTGGATTCTCAGGGACGGCCGGAAATGTTCTACGGCAAACGCGTGCATGACCAGTGCTACCGCCGGGCTCACTTTGACGCCGGCGAATTTGTGGAATCCTGGGACGACGAAGGCGCCCGCTCGGGCCTCTGCCTGTATAAAATGGGCTGCAAAGGCCCCACCACCTACAATGCCTGCCCGTCCACGCGCTGGAACAACGGCGTTTCCTTTCCCATCCAGTCCGGACACGGCTGCATAGGCTGTTCGGAACAGAATTTCTGGGATCAGGGATCCTTCTACGACCGCATCACCACCATTCCGCACTTCGGCACCAACGCCACGGCCGAGACCGTGGGCGTGGCCGCCGTGGCCGGTGTGGCCGCCGGCGTGGCCGTGCACGGCGTGGCCAGCATGGTCCGTCACGCCCGCTGTCCCGAAAAGAAGGCCGACGGCGTTTCCGTCTCTGCCGACACCAACGACTCAAACAGCTAA
- a CDS encoding alkaline phosphatase yields MNKVLPVLLAAALCLPAAPQAATVYPLNNAEILSGGLFDIKVEFDSRLPDADSARLTINGKDAGEVLGKKPQFVTDEDGKGSALLIRDARLPAGTYTVEAKGGNESQNVTWTVYATGKPQAKNVILLIADGLSVGHRTAARLLSKGMTEGKYNGRLAMDDMPHLAFVGTGSVDSIAADSANTMSAYTTGHKSSVNAIGVYADRTPDPFDDPKQETLGEILRRTGKKSLGVVSDAEVEDATPAAVVAHTRKRAEKAAIVEMFHKVKPDVLLGGGAAYFLPKSVPGSKRKDDIDYIRKFKDDGYVLATSNKELQALPKDANRVLGLFHPGNMDGALDRKFLKKGTVSKFPDQPDLTDMARTALGVLSRNPEGFVLVLEAGLVDKYSHPLDWERSVYDTIMFDKVVAMAREFCATHPDTLLVVTGDHTHSISVAGTVDDRLPGTEMREKVGTYGKAGYPLYEDKDGDGYPDSVNPPKRLAVFFGATPDYYETFAPKLDNPFVPAVKDENGRYVANAAYKDAPGAEFRPGVLPRDEAQGVHTVDDLLLHAQGPTAENFHGYLENTEVFKLMAKALGLGR; encoded by the coding sequence GTGAACAAAGTTCTTCCGGTCCTGCTGGCCGCGGCCCTTTGCCTGCCCGCAGCGCCGCAGGCCGCCACCGTCTACCCCCTGAACAATGCGGAAATTCTCTCCGGCGGCCTCTTTGACATCAAGGTGGAATTCGACTCGCGCCTGCCCGATGCCGACAGCGCGCGTCTGACCATCAACGGCAAGGACGCCGGGGAAGTGCTGGGCAAAAAACCGCAATTCGTGACCGACGAGGACGGCAAGGGCTCGGCCCTGCTGATCCGCGACGCGCGCCTGCCCGCCGGAACCTATACCGTGGAAGCCAAGGGCGGCAATGAGAGCCAAAACGTGACCTGGACGGTCTATGCCACCGGCAAGCCCCAGGCCAAAAACGTGATTCTGCTGATCGCCGACGGCCTGAGCGTGGGGCACCGGACCGCCGCCCGCCTGCTTTCCAAGGGCATGACCGAGGGCAAATACAACGGCCGACTGGCTATGGACGACATGCCGCACCTGGCCTTTGTGGGCACGGGCAGCGTGGATTCTATCGCCGCGGACTCGGCCAATACCATGAGCGCCTATACCACGGGCCACAAATCCAGCGTCAACGCCATCGGCGTCTACGCGGACAGAACGCCCGATCCTTTTGACGACCCCAAACAGGAAACCCTGGGCGAGATTCTGCGCCGCACGGGCAAAAAATCCCTGGGCGTGGTCTCCGACGCGGAAGTGGAGGACGCCACCCCGGCAGCCGTGGTGGCCCATACCCGCAAACGCGCGGAAAAGGCCGCCATCGTGGAGATGTTCCACAAGGTAAAACCCGACGTTCTGCTGGGCGGCGGCGCGGCCTATTTCCTACCCAAGAGCGTGCCGGGTTCCAAGCGCAAGGACGACATCGACTACATCCGGAAATTCAAGGACGACGGCTATGTCCTGGCGACCTCCAACAAAGAATTGCAGGCTCTGCCCAAGGATGCGAACCGCGTGCTCGGCCTGTTTCATCCCGGCAACATGGACGGCGCGCTGGACCGCAAATTCCTGAAAAAAGGCACTGTGTCCAAGTTCCCGGATCAGCCCGACCTCACGGACATGGCCCGCACGGCCCTGGGCGTGCTTTCCCGCAATCCGGAAGGCTTCGTGCTGGTACTGGAAGCCGGGCTGGTGGACAAATACTCGCATCCTCTGGACTGGGAGCGCTCCGTTTACGACACCATCATGTTCGACAAGGTGGTGGCCATGGCCCGTGAGTTCTGCGCAACGCATCCTGACACACTGCTCGTCGTCACCGGCGACCACACCCACTCCATCAGCGTGGCGGGCACGGTGGACGACCGTCTGCCCGGCACGGAAATGCGGGAAAAGGTGGGCACCTACGGCAAGGCCGGATATCCGCTCTATGAGGACAAGGACGGCGACGGTTACCCGGACAGCGTGAACCCGCCCAAGCGTCTGGCCGTGTTCTTCGGGGCCACGCCGGATTATTACGAAACCTTCGCCCCCAAGCTGGACAACCCCTTTGTCCCGGCCGTGAAGGATGAAAACGGCCGCTATGTGGCGAACGCGGCCTACAAGGATGCGCCCGGCGCGGAATTCAGGCCCGGCGTGCTGCCGCGCGACGAGGCCCAGGGAGTGCATACCGTGGACGACCTGCTGCTGCATGCCCAGGGGCCCACCGCCGAAAACTTCCACGGCTATCTGGAAAATACCGAGGTCTTCAAGCTCATGGCCAAGGCGCTGGGCCTGGGCCGCTGA
- a CDS encoding nickel-dependent hydrogenase large subunit, which yields MAYEYTTQGYTVIDAGRRVVVDPVTRIEGHLRCEVNLDEQNVITNAVSCGTIFRGIEIILKGRDPRDAWAFVERICGVCTGTHALASVHAVEDALGIDIPDNANIIRNMMQLCLMYHDHLVHMYHLAGLDWVDVVSASKGDPEAASALAQKLSPWPNSSPGYFKSVKDRLLKVIESGNLGIFTNGYWGHPAYKLPPEANLMVVAHYLEALDFQKDVIHIHTIFGGKNPHPNWLVGGVPCSLNLDAYGAADVINQERLEYILQVIERCRVFAQQVVIPDTLALAGFYKDWLGIGSGLSKLSVLAYGAIPDIANDFSDKSLLLPRGAIINGNFEEVLPVNLTDPDEIQESVNHSWYDYPQGKVGLHPFDGVTDPNYQPGPGIKGTPTDLKQVDEQARYSWLKTPLWRGNQMEVGPLARVLVGYAKKDDAIKGMVDDFCGRLGAPVTVLQSTLGRIAARSLELAWAAEKLRYFYDRLVTNLKNGNTSTANTKNWSPDTWPEGEVRGVGFTEAPRGALGHWIVIKNRKIERYQCIVPTTWNAAPRGPKGQLGAYEAALMGTHMDIPEQPLEILRTLHSFDPCLACATHIIGPDGSDLLTVRVDRGF from the coding sequence ATGGCCTACGAATATACCACGCAAGGATATACAGTTATTGACGCGGGCCGCCGCGTCGTGGTGGACCCGGTCACCCGTATTGAAGGGCATCTGCGCTGCGAGGTGAATCTGGACGAACAGAACGTCATCACCAACGCGGTGTCTTGCGGCACCATCTTCCGCGGCATCGAGATCATCCTGAAAGGACGCGACCCCCGCGACGCCTGGGCCTTTGTGGAACGCATCTGCGGCGTCTGCACCGGCACCCACGCCCTGGCCTCGGTGCACGCCGTGGAAGACGCCCTGGGCATCGACATCCCGGACAACGCCAACATCATCCGCAATATGATGCAGCTCTGCCTGATGTACCATGACCACCTGGTGCACATGTACCATCTGGCTGGTCTGGACTGGGTGGATGTGGTCTCGGCCTCCAAGGGCGATCCGGAAGCTGCCTCGGCCCTGGCCCAGAAGCTCTCGCCCTGGCCCAATTCCTCGCCCGGCTATTTCAAATCGGTCAAGGACCGGCTGCTCAAGGTCATCGAATCCGGCAACCTCGGCATTTTCACCAACGGCTACTGGGGCCATCCGGCCTACAAACTGCCGCCCGAAGCCAATCTGATGGTCGTGGCCCACTATCTGGAAGCCCTGGACTTCCAGAAGGACGTCATTCACATCCATACCATCTTCGGCGGCAAGAACCCCCATCCCAACTGGCTGGTGGGCGGCGTACCCTGTTCCCTGAACCTGGACGCCTACGGCGCGGCCGACGTCATCAACCAGGAGCGCCTGGAGTACATCCTCCAGGTCATCGAGCGCTGCCGGGTCTTCGCCCAACAGGTGGTGATTCCCGACACCCTGGCCCTGGCGGGTTTCTACAAGGACTGGCTCGGCATCGGCAGCGGCCTGTCCAAACTCTCGGTGCTGGCCTACGGGGCCATTCCGGATATCGCCAACGACTTTTCGGACAAAAGCCTCCTGCTGCCGCGCGGCGCGATTATCAACGGCAACTTTGAGGAAGTCCTGCCCGTCAACCTCACAGACCCGGATGAAATTCAGGAGAGCGTCAACCACTCATGGTATGACTATCCCCAGGGCAAGGTGGGCCTGCATCCCTTTGACGGCGTCACCGACCCCAACTATCAACCCGGTCCCGGCATCAAGGGCACGCCCACAGATCTTAAGCAGGTGGACGAGCAGGCGCGCTATTCCTGGCTGAAAACCCCGCTCTGGCGCGGCAATCAGATGGAAGTGGGCCCGCTGGCCCGCGTGCTGGTGGGCTACGCCAAAAAAGACGACGCCATCAAGGGGATGGTGGATGATTTCTGCGGCCGTCTGGGCGCGCCGGTCACGGTGCTGCAGTCCACGCTGGGCCGCATCGCGGCCCGTTCGCTGGAGCTGGCCTGGGCCGCCGAAAAACTGCGTTACTTCTATGACCGACTGGTGACCAATCTGAAAAACGGCAACACCTCCACGGCCAATACCAAAAACTGGAGCCCGGACACCTGGCCGGAAGGCGAGGTGCGCGGCGTGGGCTTTACCGAAGCCCCGCGCGGCGCTCTGGGACACTGGATAGTGATCAAGAACAGAAAGATCGAACGCTATCAGTGCATTGTGCCCACCACCTGGAACGCAGCCCCGCGCGGTCCCAAGGGCCAGCTGGGCGCGTATGAGGCCGCGCTGATGGGAACCCATATGGACATTCCCGAGCAGCCGCTGGAAATTCTGCGCACCCTGCACAGCTTCGATCCCTGCCTGGCCTGCGCCACCCACATCATCGGGCCCGACGGCTCGGACCTGCTGACCGTGCGCGTGGACCGGGGATTTTAG
- the cybH gene encoding Ni/Fe-hydrogenase, b-type cytochrome subunit, whose amino-acid sequence MNDNDTKVLEPVGKSVYVYQLPIRIWHWTMVACVSVLIVTGYIIGKPWHSVTGQPYDTFYMGYTRMAHFIAGFTLVISTVLRYLYALIGNKYSRELLILPVWRKSWWGGLWSDVRWYLFLDKEPRAYVGHNPLAQAGMAMGMVFMLVIMLSGLGMYAESSQSALFRPFLFMLDLMYGVGGNGQELRSLHRLGMLLLVTFVTVHVYMVIREEIMGKTTLVSAMFSGFRERRRR is encoded by the coding sequence ATGAACGACAACGACACCAAGGTGCTGGAACCTGTGGGCAAGTCGGTCTATGTCTACCAGTTGCCCATCCGCATCTGGCACTGGACCATGGTGGCCTGCGTCAGCGTGCTGATCGTCACAGGCTACATCATCGGCAAACCCTGGCATTCCGTCACCGGACAGCCCTATGACACATTTTACATGGGCTACACCCGTATGGCCCACTTCATCGCGGGCTTCACCCTGGTCATCAGTACGGTGCTGCGCTACCTGTACGCCCTGATCGGCAACAAATACTCGCGGGAACTTCTTATCCTGCCGGTCTGGCGCAAGTCCTGGTGGGGAGGTCTGTGGAGCGACGTCCGCTGGTATCTCTTCCTGGACAAGGAGCCGCGCGCCTATGTGGGGCATAATCCCCTGGCCCAGGCGGGCATGGCCATGGGCATGGTCTTCATGCTGGTCATCATGCTCAGCGGTCTGGGCATGTATGCCGAGAGCTCCCAGTCGGCCCTCTTCAGGCCCTTCCTCTTCATGCTGGACCTGATGTACGGGGTGGGCGGCAACGGACAGGAGTTGCGCAGCCTGCACCGACTGGGCATGCTTTTGCTGGTGACCTTCGTCACCGTGCACGTGTACATGGTGATCCGCGAGGAAATCATGGGCAAGACCACCCTGGTTTCCGCCATGTTCAGCGGCTTCAGGGAGCGTCGTCGGCGCTGA
- a CDS encoding DUF305 domain-containing protein, with protein sequence MGDHAMTPSDRMEAGQMMAHDQVAYSDRAYLSGMIAHHEGAVQMSEALLAAPKKQQDPQVAAWAGQIIKAQKGEIAQMKAWLKDVGGLDQHAYDAMRHEMQNMMHMYTSSNPNVQFVQQMLPHHGMAVTMTVPVLVHSQKADLLKLGQEIIEAQAAEMHAFRVWLNVRGDHNI encoded by the coding sequence ATGGGCGATCACGCGATGACGCCTTCTGACCGGATGGAAGCCGGGCAGATGATGGCCCATGACCAGGTCGCCTACTCCGACCGGGCCTATCTTTCCGGCATGATCGCCCACCACGAAGGGGCGGTGCAGATGTCCGAAGCCCTGCTGGCCGCGCCCAAGAAACAGCAGGATCCGCAAGTGGCCGCCTGGGCCGGGCAGATCATCAAAGCCCAAAAAGGCGAAATCGCGCAGATGAAAGCCTGGCTCAAGGATGTGGGCGGGCTGGATCAACATGCCTATGACGCCATGCGTCATGAGATGCAGAACATGATGCACATGTATACGTCTTCCAATCCCAATGTGCAGTTTGTGCAGCAGATGCTGCCCCACCACGGCATGGCGGTGACGATGACCGTGCCCGTGCTTGTGCATTCGCAGAAAGCGGATCTACTCAAGCTGGGCCAGGAAATCATCGAAGCCCAGGCCGCGGAGATGCACGCCTTCAGAGTCTGGCTTAACGTCCGGGGCGATCACAACATCTAA
- a CDS encoding AAA domain-containing protein, whose protein sequence is MPFYTRSSGQIIEYLADATLEEKLQSVRKFLHKLKLLFKYREFRFGKLKASEVDYLLHLQRRFYSLKIRELEEECQVLSEHLEKSSFKALQDEHQRISERIFQKKLFLSHGNLEQPAFFADQYQTDYEKFTRYYPIVLSTNHSIRNSIPPNYLLDYIIIDEVSQVDLLSGVLALSCCKNLIIVGDLKQLPQIVDKSIKDTMVDWNIPQGYEYFKQSILSSFICLYPEDIPRVILKEHYRCHPQIIQFCNQKYYDGELIPFTDPDCCQVPLILYKTSRGNHMRAVTHGEGNGLYNQRELDVIKEEVLQNVNLASDDVGVATPYRKQVEKARAHLPDDIKNDTVHKFQGRENDVIIMSTVLNNTCNGKKGLRFVDDACLVNVAVSRAQKQFILVTDDELFQRHGHHVRELLRYIQYNTLDEHIIKSQVVSIFDLLYRNYSDKLKVLKSKLLYISKFQSENIMYTALKDILSEPKYMHYYVTSQILLRNIIKNTDLLDKREIDFINNRAFIDFVIYNRQDKKCVLTIEVDGFEYHENNPVQLKRDAVKQSILNKYGVPLLRLPTNGSNEMTKIRTKLDEIESF, encoded by the coding sequence ATGCCTTTCTATACACGCTCTTCCGGTCAGATTATTGAATATTTGGCGGACGCGACCCTTGAAGAGAAGCTTCAGTCAGTGAGAAAATTCCTGCATAAGCTTAAACTGCTGTTCAAATACAGAGAATTTCGTTTCGGCAAATTGAAAGCCTCCGAAGTAGACTATCTTTTACACCTGCAGAGACGGTTTTACTCTTTAAAAATCCGCGAGCTGGAAGAAGAGTGCCAAGTCCTTTCAGAACATTTGGAAAAGAGCTCTTTTAAGGCTCTGCAAGATGAGCATCAACGTATCTCCGAGCGGATATTTCAGAAAAAACTGTTTCTTTCACACGGTAATTTGGAGCAACCGGCTTTTTTCGCCGATCAGTACCAAACTGACTACGAAAAGTTTACCCGATACTATCCCATTGTTCTCAGCACAAATCATTCCATACGCAACTCAATCCCACCGAACTACTTACTCGATTACATCATAATAGACGAAGTTTCCCAGGTTGATCTCCTTTCCGGAGTTCTTGCTCTTTCGTGCTGCAAAAATCTGATCATTGTCGGCGACTTAAAGCAATTACCGCAAATTGTGGATAAAAGCATTAAAGATACTATGGTGGATTGGAATATCCCTCAGGGGTACGAATATTTTAAGCAGAGCATATTATCTTCATTTATTTGCCTTTATCCTGAAGATATACCCAGAGTTATTCTGAAAGAACATTATCGATGCCACCCTCAAATTATCCAGTTTTGCAACCAGAAGTATTATGATGGTGAATTAATTCCCTTCACTGACCCAGATTGCTGCCAAGTCCCCCTCATTCTGTATAAAACGAGCAGGGGCAACCACATGCGTGCAGTTACGCATGGAGAAGGCAACGGACTCTATAATCAGCGAGAGTTGGATGTCATCAAAGAAGAAGTTCTGCAAAATGTAAATCTGGCCTCAGATGACGTAGGCGTTGCCACTCCTTATCGGAAACAGGTAGAAAAAGCCCGCGCGCATCTTCCTGATGACATCAAAAACGACACAGTCCATAAATTTCAGGGTCGTGAAAATGATGTAATAATTATGAGCACGGTTTTGAATAATACATGTAACGGGAAAAAAGGGCTCCGCTTCGTTGATGATGCTTGCCTGGTGAATGTTGCGGTTTCACGAGCGCAGAAGCAGTTCATACTGGTAACGGACGATGAATTGTTCCAGAGACATGGACACCATGTCCGTGAACTTTTGCGCTATATTCAATATAATACTTTGGATGAACATATAATCAAAAGCCAGGTCGTTTCTATTTTTGATTTACTTTATAGAAATTACTCAGACAAATTGAAGGTATTAAAATCAAAATTATTATATATTTCAAAGTTTCAGTCTGAGAATATTATGTATACTGCCCTGAAAGATATTCTTTCAGAGCCCAAATATATGCATTACTATGTAACCAGCCAAATTCTTTTAAGGAATATAATAAAAAATACAGACCTGCTTGATAAACGTGAAATTGATTTTATCAACAATCGCGCTTTTATAGATTTTGTAATCTATAATAGACAAGATAAAAAATGTGTTCTAACGATAGAAGTTGATGGTTTTGAATACCATGAAAACAATCCTGTGCAGCTTAAGAGAGATGCAGTTAAACAATCTATATTGAACAAATATGGCGTGCCTCTTTTGCGTTTACCCACAAATGGCAGTAATGAGATGACTAAGATACGAACGAAACTTGATGAAATAGAGTCGTTTTAA
- a CDS encoding ABC transporter ATP-binding protein: MSALYAENLRLCLREGRRERFLLEIDTLRLEAGQSLAVSGPSGGGKTTLLHVLAGLLPPSGGRVFWDEEDIYALSETRRDALRAGAAGMIFQDFQLMPGLNALDNVLLPQTFRGWRTPRGRRREAVELLDRLGIAAPRTRVEKLSRGEMQRVALARAFMNDCRLLFADEPTASLDAANADQVADLLRGLCRERRSALICVTHDARLMAGLDHCVRLDQGRLKEVA, translated from the coding sequence ATGAGCGCCCTGTATGCCGAAAATCTGCGCCTGTGCCTGCGCGAAGGCCGCCGGGAGCGGTTCCTGCTGGAAATAGACACCTTACGCCTGGAGGCCGGGCAATCCTTGGCCGTCAGCGGCCCCTCGGGCGGCGGCAAAACCACCCTGCTGCATGTGCTGGCCGGTCTGCTGCCGCCCTCCGGCGGACGGGTTTTCTGGGACGAAGAAGATATCTACGCCCTGTCCGAGACCCGGCGCGACGCCTTGCGGGCGGGCGCTGCGGGCATGATCTTTCAGGATTTCCAGCTCATGCCCGGCCTGAACGCGCTGGACAACGTACTGCTGCCCCAGACCTTCCGGGGCTGGCGTACCCCGCGGGGGCGGCGCCGCGAGGCGGTGGAACTGCTGGACCGCCTGGGCATCGCCGCGCCGCGCACGCGGGTGGAGAAGCTCTCGCGCGGAGAAATGCAGCGCGTGGCCTTGGCCAGAGCCTTTATGAACGATTGCCGCCTGCTCTTCGCCGACGAACCTACAGCCAGCCTGGACGCGGCCAACGCCGACCAGGTGGCGGACCTGCTGCGCGGACTCTGCCGGGAACGGCGCAGCGCCCTGATCTGCGTAACCCACGACGCCCGGCTCATGGCCGGTCTGGACCACTGCGTCCGGCTGGACCAGGGCCGACTCAAGGAGGTCGCATGA
- a CDS encoding HyaD/HybD family hydrogenase maturation endopeptidase, with protein MEKTVILGLGNLLYGDEGFGVRLAQHLYAHWDFPPGVSVVDGGTQGQTLLTFVEEADSLLVLDAVDFGLEEGELTLREEVPAYITAQKVGPHQNSFSEVLGLAALRGALPRRCALLGVQPAVMTLGAHCSPAVEQALPKATDQALALLRRWGIEPVRRARPRHLSAPVLAQL; from the coding sequence ATGGAAAAAACAGTCATTCTGGGACTCGGCAATCTCCTCTACGGCGACGAAGGCTTTGGCGTGCGTCTGGCACAGCATCTGTACGCCCATTGGGATTTTCCGCCAGGCGTCAGCGTGGTGGACGGCGGCACGCAGGGGCAAACGCTGCTTACCTTCGTGGAGGAGGCGGACAGCCTGCTGGTGCTGGACGCCGTGGATTTTGGCCTTGAGGAAGGAGAACTGACCCTGCGCGAGGAAGTTCCGGCCTATATCACCGCTCAGAAGGTCGGCCCGCACCAGAACAGCTTTTCCGAAGTGCTGGGCCTGGCGGCCCTGCGCGGCGCCCTGCCGCGGCGTTGCGCCCTGCTGGGCGTGCAGCCGGCGGTTATGACCTTGGGCGCGCACTGCTCGCCCGCAGTGGAACAGGCGCTGCCCAAAGCGACGGACCAGGCGCTGGCGCTGCTCCGCCGCTGGGGCATTGAACCCGTCCGCCGCGCGCGGCCCCGTCATCTCTCAGCGCCTGTGCTGGCCCAGCTCTGA
- a CDS encoding bacteriocin-type signal sequence, producing MSEDKNDMKFQEEVQKMEYEPLDETELKLIHWSWGLGVTLLVVLWFVSYLFPGAHS from the coding sequence ATGTCTGAAGACAAGAACGACATGAAATTTCAGGAAGAAGTGCAGAAAATGGAATATGAACCCCTGGATGAGACGGAACTGAAGCTCATCCACTGGAGCTGGGGGCTGGGCGTTACCCTGCTTGTCGTGCTCTGGTTCGTGAGTTATCTCTTCCCGGGCGCTCACAGTTAG
- a CDS encoding twin-arginine translocation signal domain-containing protein has product MPSPSTRRDFLKYAAAAGFVCGAGLLGAPASAGAATVKTISLEQCRSLSPQDMAAVSDTVTAAWQDLRDAANSIRDAGLRASVIAILDNPAPTLAAGLDQRAAAEALIDAGLRQAKVDAPLLPPLATTDRAPQPFSSAPGSGWNSHHAYPGGLVTHVAFNVRATRALGEDYARIFGMQPDMDVALAAQLLHDLHKPWVFQWQTDGTCRTEQPLAATGEHHVLSVAESIKRKLPAEVVVAQACAHTHPGTDKDEAQVVSWITAAALLAGVDPVRADLLAPGGKSLPLPRRAEGFLVHLGDHDFVLSVPAAQWLTPVLRDVARERYGLSGTDLDGAPFNQLRNYVYSQASIMRLYGVLVTEGPKGVARVTESIVRRA; this is encoded by the coding sequence ATGCCTTCACCCTCCACTCGCCGGGATTTCCTCAAATACGCCGCCGCTGCCGGTTTTGTCTGCGGCGCCGGTCTGCTCGGCGCGCCCGCCTCCGCCGGAGCGGCGACCGTTAAAACAATCAGCCTGGAGCAATGCCGGAGCCTGTCCCCGCAGGACATGGCCGCCGTCTCGGACACAGTGACCGCCGCCTGGCAGGATCTGCGCGACGCCGCCAACAGCATCCGCGACGCCGGGCTGCGTGCGTCCGTGATCGCCATTCTGGACAATCCGGCCCCCACCCTGGCCGCCGGGCTGGATCAGCGGGCCGCCGCCGAAGCCCTGATCGACGCCGGGCTGCGTCAAGCCAAGGTCGACGCGCCCCTGCTGCCGCCCCTGGCCACCACAGACCGCGCGCCGCAGCCTTTTTCCTCCGCGCCGGGCAGCGGCTGGAACAGCCACCACGCCTATCCCGGCGGCCTGGTCACTCACGTGGCCTTCAACGTGCGCGCCACCCGCGCCCTGGGCGAAGATTACGCCCGCATCTTCGGCATGCAGCCGGACATGGACGTGGCCCTGGCCGCCCAACTGCTGCATGACCTGCACAAGCCCTGGGTCTTCCAGTGGCAGACGGACGGAACCTGTCGCACGGAGCAGCCCCTGGCCGCCACGGGAGAACACCATGTGCTGAGCGTGGCCGAAAGCATCAAGCGCAAGCTGCCCGCCGAAGTGGTGGTGGCCCAGGCCTGTGCCCATACGCACCCCGGCACGGACAAGGACGAGGCCCAGGTAGTGAGCTGGATCACAGCCGCCGCCCTGCTGGCGGGCGTGGACCCGGTGCGCGCCGACCTGCTGGCCCCGGGCGGCAAAAGCCTGCCCCTGCCCCGCCGCGCCGAAGGTTTTCTGGTCCATCTCGGGGACCATGACTTTGTGCTTTCCGTGCCTGCGGCCCAGTGGCTCACGCCCGTGTTGCGCGACGTGGCCCGCGAGCGCTACGGCCTGTCCGGCACGGACCTCGACGGCGCGCCCTTCAATCAGTTGCGCAACTACGTCTATTCCCAGGCCAGCATCATGCGCCTCTACGGCGTCCTTGTCACCGAAGGCCCCAAGGGCGTGGCACGGGTAACCGAAAGCATCGTGCGTCGCGCCTGA
- a CDS encoding AAA domain-containing protein, with protein MSQKAAVEKALTHSISIIEGPPGTGKTQTILNILANLTTVMGKSVGIVSFNNEAVKNIKDKLNKQKFGFLIADLGRAEKRQDFFHNLPTIDVAAWNHKDSLPELQNRVKEMNQILARLLADDNRRAQLRQELAAYRLEQRHFEQYSRRSSYNILKKCLSIHALPVRLLNIWRTRPLKRSFSQ; from the coding sequence CTGAGCCAAAAAGCCGCCGTGGAAAAAGCCCTTACGCATTCCATATCCATAATAGAAGGGCCGCCCGGCACGGGAAAAACCCAGACCATACTGAATATTCTGGCGAATTTGACGACCGTCATGGGCAAAAGCGTCGGTATAGTCTCGTTCAACAATGAAGCCGTTAAAAATATCAAAGATAAACTGAACAAGCAAAAATTCGGCTTTCTGATTGCGGATTTGGGCCGTGCGGAAAAACGACAGGATTTTTTCCATAATCTGCCTACCATTGATGTTGCGGCATGGAATCACAAAGACAGCCTTCCAGAGTTGCAAAACAGAGTTAAGGAGATGAATCAGATTTTGGCCCGGTTGTTGGCGGACGATAACAGGCGGGCTCAGTTGAGACAGGAATTGGCCGCATATCGGCTTGAGCAGCGGCATTTTGAGCAATATTCGCGGCGCAGCAGTTACAACATATTGAAAAAATGCCTTTCTATACACGCTCTTCCGGTCAGATTATTGAATATTTGGCGGACGCGACCCTTGAAGAGAAGCTTCAGTCAGTGA